One window of Oncorhynchus masou masou isolate Uvic2021 chromosome 28, UVic_Omas_1.1, whole genome shotgun sequence genomic DNA carries:
- the LOC135516998 gene encoding hydroxycarboxylic acid receptor 2-like, whose protein sequence is MANFTTTEDDCCAFESPILDHVLPPILVLEFMFGLMGNVVALWMFIFHMDTWKPNSVYLTQLAVADSIVLFCLPFRADYYRRGKHWIHGDAMCRIMLFMLTANRGAGIFFLTAVAVDRYLKIVHPMNKINRMGLNYALWVSLGLWGMIIAATGYLLTNNHLFYHNNQTQCESFNICMGFSPLSTWHNTLYVTQFFLPTAIVTFCTVCITWQLKNKTIDTGGKIKRAVQFVMAVALIFIICFFPSTVSRIAVWILKAWYNECHYFKEASLAFYTSVCFTYFNSVLNPIVYYFSSSAFSGNFQKLFNRLLGRKEEEVPPASPETGTEISSANTVSGGSSNFQSLVQGEGLYSQSVSDLFIVM, encoded by the coding sequence ATGGCAAACTTCACTACTACAGAAGATGACTGCTGCGCCTTTGAGTCTCCCATCCTGGACCATGTCCTGCCTCCCATCCTGGTGCTGGAGTTCATGTTTGGGCTGATGGGGAATGTTGTGGCTCTGTGGATGTTTATTTTCCACATGGACACCTGGAAGCCCAACTCTGTCTACCTCACACAGCTGGCCGTTGCCGACTCCATCGTCCTGTTCTGTCTTCCATTCAGAGCCGACTACTACCGACGCGGCAAGCACTGGATCCATGGTGATGCCATGTGCCGGATTATGCTGTTCATGTTGACGGCCAACCGCGGCGCTGGCATCTTCTTCCTCACTGCAGTGGCTGTCGACCGTTACCTCAAGATCGTTCACCCCATGAACAAGATCAACCGGATGGGCCTGAATTATGCTCTGTGGGTGTCTCTGGGCCTGTGGGGGATGATCATCGCTGCAACCGGGTACCTGCTGACCAACAATCACTTATTCTACCACAACAACCAGACACAGTGCGAGAGCTTCAACATCTGCATGGGCTTCAGCCCGCTGTCTACGTGGCACAACACCTTATACGTGACCCAGTTCTTCTTGCCCACTGCCATTGTCACCTTCTGCACGGTCTGCATCACCTGGCAGCTGAAGAACAAGACGATCGACACCGGGGGGAAGATCAAACGTGCGGTGCAGTTTGTCATGGCCGTGGCACTCATCTTCATAATTTGCTTCTTCCCCAGTACAGTGTCTCGGATCGCAGTGTGGATCCTGAAGGCCTGGTACAACGAGTGCCATTATTTCAAAGAGGCCAGTTTGGCGTTCTACACCTCTGTGTGTTTCACCTACTTCAATAGCGTGCTGAACCCCATCGTGTACTACTTCTCCAGCTCTGCCTTCAGTGGGAACTTCCAGAAGCTGTTCAATAGACTgctggggaggaaagaggaggaggtacCGCCAGCCTCGCCTGAGACTGGGACCGAGATCAGCAGCGCAAATACAGTGTCAGGGGGGAGTAGTAACTTCCAATCACTGGTCCAGGGTGAGGGCCTATACTCGCAAAGCGTCTCAGACTTATTCATTGTGATGTAA